A single genomic interval of Oncorhynchus tshawytscha isolate Ot180627B unplaced genomic scaffold, Otsh_v2.0 Un_contig_1639_pilon_pilon, whole genome shotgun sequence harbors:
- the LOC112240484 gene encoding cytohesin-4-like isoform X2, which produces MKMHKRDLLEDIQKLKMEIDKVMAEVQDFESTEENKVLEKGKQFSSGKKKFNMEPKKGINYLVENKLLERNPQPIAEFLYKEEGLNKTAIGDYLGEREDLHLQTLKAFVDLHEFSDLNLVQALRQFLWSFRLPGEAQKIDRMMETFATRYCDCNTEVFQSTDTCYILSFAIIMLNTSLHNPNVKDKTPLERFISMNRGINNGGDLPNELLTKLYDSIRNEPFKIPEDDGNDLTHTFFNPDREGWLLKLGGRVKTWKRRWFILTDNCLYYFEYTTDKEPRGIIPLENLCVREVVYARKPYCLELYNPNSRGQKIKACKTETDGRVVEGKHQSYMICAATAEERDTWIESIRASITKDPFYDLVSVRKKKVINQAPQD; this is translated from the exons ATGAAGATGCATAAGAGAGACCTGCTAGAGGACATCCAG AAGCTAAAGATGGAGATTGACAAAGTCATGGCTGAAGTTCAAGACTTTGAGTCTACAGAGGAGAA CAAAGTCCTTGAGAAAGGAAAGCAGTTCTCAAGCGGGAAGAAGAAATTCAACATGGAGCCTAAAAAG GGTATAAACTACCTGGTAGAGAACAAGCTTCTGGAGAGGAACCCTCAGCCAATAGCAGAGTTCCTTTACAAGGAGGAGGGGCTCAATAAGACTGCTATTGGAGACTACttgggagagag AGAAGACCTCCACCTCCAGACGCTGAAAGCCTTTGTGGACCTCCATGAGTTCTCAGACCTCAACCTGGTACAGGCACTGAG gCAGTTCCTGTGGAGTTTCCGTCTGCCCGGCGAGGCTCAGAAGATTGACCGCATGATGGAAACCTTCGCCACACGCTACTGTGACTGTAACACGGAAGTCTTTCAgtctacag acACCTGTTACATCCTGTCGTTTGCCATCATCATGTTGAACACCAGCCTCCACAACCCCAACGTGAAGGACAAGACCCCTCTAGAGAGATTCATCTCTATGAACAGAGGCATCAACAACGGAGGGGACCTGCCCAATGAGCTGCTCACG AAACTGTATGACAGCATCAGGAACGAGCCCTTTAAAATCCCAGAGGATGATGGGAACGACCTGACTCACACCTTCTTCAACCCCGACAGGGAGGGATGGCTCCTCAAACTAG GAGGCAGAGTGAAGACGTGGAAGAGGAGATGGTTCATCCTGACTGACAACTGCCTCTACTACTTTGAGTACACCACT gacaAGGAGCCCAGAGGCATCATCCCTCTGGAGaacctgtgtgtgagagaggtggtgTATGCACGCAAACCG TACTGTCTGGAGCTGTATAACCCCAACAGCAGGGGTCAGAAGATCAAGGCGtgtaagacagagacagacggcaGAGTGGTGGAAGGGAAACACCAGTCATACATGATCTGTGCCGCTACCGCTGAGGAACGAGACACATGGATAGAGAGCATCAG AGCCAGCATCACCAAGGACCCCTTCTATGACCTGGTGTCGGTGCGTAAGAAGAAGGTGATCAACCAGGCTCCCCAAGACTGA
- the LOC112240484 gene encoding cytohesin-4-like isoform X1 → MTDCQMVSSDFTADERLEIESMKMHKRDLLEDIQKLKMEIDKVMAEVQDFESTEENKVLEKGKQFSSGKKKFNMEPKKGINYLVENKLLERNPQPIAEFLYKEEGLNKTAIGDYLGEREDLHLQTLKAFVDLHEFSDLNLVQALRQFLWSFRLPGEAQKIDRMMETFATRYCDCNTEVFQSTDTCYILSFAIIMLNTSLHNPNVKDKTPLERFISMNRGINNGGDLPNELLTKLYDSIRNEPFKIPEDDGNDLTHTFFNPDREGWLLKLGGRVKTWKRRWFILTDNCLYYFEYTTDKEPRGIIPLENLCVREVVYARKPYCLELYNPNSRGQKIKACKTETDGRVVEGKHQSYMICAATAEERDTWIESIRASITKDPFYDLVSVRKKKVINQAPQD, encoded by the exons ATGACCGATTGCCAAATGG tgtcttcagatttCACTGCAGATGAGAGGTTGGAGATTGAGAGCATGAAGATGCATAAGAGAGACCTGCTAGAGGACATCCAG AAGCTAAAGATGGAGATTGACAAAGTCATGGCTGAAGTTCAAGACTTTGAGTCTACAGAGGAGAA CAAAGTCCTTGAGAAAGGAAAGCAGTTCTCAAGCGGGAAGAAGAAATTCAACATGGAGCCTAAAAAG GGTATAAACTACCTGGTAGAGAACAAGCTTCTGGAGAGGAACCCTCAGCCAATAGCAGAGTTCCTTTACAAGGAGGAGGGGCTCAATAAGACTGCTATTGGAGACTACttgggagagag AGAAGACCTCCACCTCCAGACGCTGAAAGCCTTTGTGGACCTCCATGAGTTCTCAGACCTCAACCTGGTACAGGCACTGAG gCAGTTCCTGTGGAGTTTCCGTCTGCCCGGCGAGGCTCAGAAGATTGACCGCATGATGGAAACCTTCGCCACACGCTACTGTGACTGTAACACGGAAGTCTTTCAgtctacag acACCTGTTACATCCTGTCGTTTGCCATCATCATGTTGAACACCAGCCTCCACAACCCCAACGTGAAGGACAAGACCCCTCTAGAGAGATTCATCTCTATGAACAGAGGCATCAACAACGGAGGGGACCTGCCCAATGAGCTGCTCACG AAACTGTATGACAGCATCAGGAACGAGCCCTTTAAAATCCCAGAGGATGATGGGAACGACCTGACTCACACCTTCTTCAACCCCGACAGGGAGGGATGGCTCCTCAAACTAG GAGGCAGAGTGAAGACGTGGAAGAGGAGATGGTTCATCCTGACTGACAACTGCCTCTACTACTTTGAGTACACCACT gacaAGGAGCCCAGAGGCATCATCCCTCTGGAGaacctgtgtgtgagagaggtggtgTATGCACGCAAACCG TACTGTCTGGAGCTGTATAACCCCAACAGCAGGGGTCAGAAGATCAAGGCGtgtaagacagagacagacggcaGAGTGGTGGAAGGGAAACACCAGTCATACATGATCTGTGCCGCTACCGCTGAGGAACGAGACACATGGATAGAGAGCATCAG AGCCAGCATCACCAAGGACCCCTTCTATGACCTGGTGTCGGTGCGTAAGAAGAAGGTGATCAACCAGGCTCCCCAAGACTGA